TATCTGTATTGAGCAAGTACTTCATTAATTCCGTATGCATTATAACCTCTTTTTAATAGTGAAAGCCAAGTGGCATAATCTTCATGTCTAACTTTAGGCATAAAAAACTCACCAGTTAATGATCTATTTATCATAACTGTTAAGCAACCAATAACATTCCCTTTAAGCAATTGATTATATGTTACTTTTTTAGGTATATTCACTATTTTTTTTAGTGATCTTGAATTTTTATCAATTAATTCATAGGCTGTGAATGAAATTGCATATTGATTTTCTTTCATAAAATCTAGCTGTCGCTGTAACTTATGACTAACCCACAAATCATCTGCATCTAAAAAGCAAATGAATTCTCCTTTCGCCTCTCTTAATGCAACATTTCTCGCGTCAGTTACTCCTGAATTCTTATTTAACCTAAAACATTTAATTCTATCATCATTTTTAGCTAAACTCATTACTATTTCATATGAACTATCAGTCGAGCAATCATCTACAATAATCATTTCCCACTTTTCATAAGTTTGTTGAATTACAGATTGAATGGTTTGCTTTATAAATTGCTCAGCATTATAAACTGGAGTAATAATACTAACTAAATCATTAATATACATAATTCTCTCCTTATAGACTTATATCAA
This is a stretch of genomic DNA from Defluviitalea raffinosedens. It encodes these proteins:
- a CDS encoding glycosyltransferase family 2 protein encodes the protein MYINDLVSIITPVYNAEQFIKQTIQSVIQQTYEKWEMIIVDDCSTDSSYEIVMSLAKNDDRIKCFRLNKNSGVTDARNVALREAKGEFICFLDADDLWVSHKLQRQLDFMKENQYAISFTAYELIDKNSRSLKKIVNIPKKVTYNQLLKGNVIGCLTVMINRSLTGEFFMPKVRHEDYATWLSLLKRGYNAYGINEVLAQYRYMRTSLSGNKFKVFKWTWNIYRKHENLSIVKSLYYFINYLIKSIRKHYL